Proteins found in one Polyodon spathula isolate WHYD16114869_AA chromosome 10, ASM1765450v1, whole genome shotgun sequence genomic segment:
- the nkx3.3 gene encoding NK3 homeobox 3 yields MAQRGTSFSIQDILTRDSENRERKQIANELAELCRLSDPGLQRKTGVINKESPEACLADCIELVNAETPNLRKRPEPVSSPSKGGESQIDGQSCREDSTGEDPVYSGCDSFKECESQSTAEERSKMERSADQLKTVKKRSRAAFSHAQVYELEKRFNMQRYLSGPERADLAAALKLTETQVKIWFQNRRYKTKKRQMAHELAANCTQTMAKKVSVKVLVRDNQRQYRTEELLSPPAIPLYQAYQYYPYTYCFQPWPSNMSLCGGTP; encoded by the exons ATGGCACAAAGAGGCACTTCATTTTCAATCCAAGACATTCTTACCAGAGACAGCGAGAATCGGGAGAGAAAGCAAATCGCCAATGAACTTGCAGAACTCTGCAGATTGTCCGATCCGGGCTTGCAAAGGAAGACTGGGGTAATCAATAAGGAGAGCCCCGAAGCTTGCCTCGCAGATTGCATAGAACTCGTAAATGCGGAAACTCCGAACCTCAGGAAACGTCCCGAGCCAGTGTCGAGCCCAAGCAAGGGTGGGGAATCTCAGATTGATGGCCAGTCTTGCAGAGAGGATTCCACGGGAGAAGACCCGGTTTATTCAGGTTGCGATTCTTTCAAAG AGTGTGAGAGCCAGTCGACTGCAGAGGAAAGGAGCAAGATGGAGAGATCTGCCGATCAACTAAAAACCGTGAAGAAGCGCTCCCGGGCCGCCTTCTCTCATGCTCAGGTCTACGAGCTGGAAAAACGGTTTAACATGCAGAGGTATCTGTCCGGCCCAGAGAGAGCGGATTTGGCGGCGGCTCTTAAACTCACAGAAACGCAGGTGAAGATCTGGTTCCAGAACCGGAGGTACAAAACTAAGAAACGACAAATGGCGCACGAATTGGCTGCTAACTGCACTCAGACCATGGCGAAGAAAGTGTCAGTAAAGGTGCTGGTGAGGGACAATCAGAGGCAGTACAGGACCGAAGAGCTGCTCAGCCCACCTGCCATCCCCCTTTACCAGGCCTATCAATACTACCCGTACACGTACTGCTTCCAGCCGTGGCCGTCAAATATGTCCTTGTGTGGGGGAACCCCCTAA
- the LOC121321513 gene encoding spondin-2-like: MNLPDSVSLLSFLFSINGVLSGDKGTICQGSNTASYSLTFHAEWNPTNFPKQYPTHRPPAQWSRLFGCTHGSKDVIWADGALASPGMRAFVEEGNPEILEQELTAPESRTLRCFQTEAVWSGEGQQSTVITVEPALPLVSVLVRIVPSPDWFVGTNSLHLCKGGHWMESVAFDLFPWDAGTDSGFVFSSPNFATSPQEPISPITAQRPSHPANSFYYPRLHTLPRLGYLKLHLLATTSANTPGEGTNDTEGIVWNKTRTWTANITEQNRETDKLHNITTDVIYNLENMVKQESPKPYPKGTPLDCEVSDWSPWSLCSLTCGKGLHWKTRYVLLQPANDGKPCPVLLQQQECEELQCPPKQLREPTTSGALNSTVGNNTDLPSAVDIPPQNGTLVFNGSLQGSNDKNTSVREPASTRTPLDVLFTSQVPYTYTPSPSHRTVTSPTHNSSGRDTQNTPAMLVTPPVITSFKNDSQP; encoded by the exons ATGAACCTGCCAGATTCAGTCTCGCTTctatcttttctcttttccatAAACGGGGTCCTCTCTGGGGATAAAGGTACAATCTGCCAAGGCTCGAATACCGCCAGCTACTCGCTCACTTTCCACGCGGAGTGGAACCCCACTAACTTCCCAAAGCAGTACCCTACCCACCGGCCCCCTGCGCAGTGGTCTCGGCTCTTCG GCTGCACCCATGGGTCAAAGGATGTGATCTGGGCAGATGGGGCGCTGGCATCCCCCGGAATGAGAGCCTTTGTGGAGGAGGGGAACCCCGAGATTCTGGAACAAGAGCTAACAGCTCCAGAGTCCAGGACACTGCGCTGCTTCCAGACAGAGGCTGTCTGGAGTGGAGAGGGACAGCAGAGCACTGTGATCACTGTCGAGCCAGCCTTACCTCTG GTCTCAGTATTGGTGCGGATAGTTCCCAGCCCAGATTGGTTTGTTGGCACCAATAGCCTGCATCTTTGCAAGGGTGGTCATTGGATGGAGTCTGTAGCCTTTGACCTCTTTCCCTGGGATGCAGGAACAGATAGCGGCTTTGTTTTCTCCTCCCCAAATTTTGCCACCAGCCCACAGGAGCCCATCTCCCCCATAACAGCTCAGAGGCCCTCCCACCCTGCCAACTCGTTTTACTACCCCCGCCTACATACCCTGCCCCGCTTAGGGTACCTAAAACTCCACCTGCTGGCCACAACTTCAGCCAACACACCTGGGGAAGGAACCAATGACACAGAAGGCATTGTTTGGAATAAGACTAGAACCTGGACAGCCAACATCACAGAGCAGAACAGGGAGACAGATAAATTACACAACATAACTACAGACGTTATCTATAATCTGGAGAATATGGTAAAACAAG AGTCACCCAAACCTTATCCCAAAGGCACGCCTCTGGACTGTGAGGTCTCTGATTGGTCACCCTGGAGCCTGTGCAGTCTTACCTGTGGAAAGGGCCTGCATTGGAAAACACGGTATGTCCTGCTGCAGCCCGCCAATGATGGCAAGCCCTGCCCtgtgctgctgcagcagcaggagTGTGAGGAGCTTCAGTGTCCTCCGAAGCAGCTCAGAGAGCCAACTACCTCTGGAGCGCTGAACTCTACAGTGGGAAACAACACTGACCTCCCAAGTGCTGTGGATATCCCACCTCAAAATGGAACCCTAGTTTTCAATGGATCCCTCCAGGGCAGCAATGATAAAAATACTTCTGTGAGGGAGCCAGCCAGTACTCGCACACCCCTAGATGTTCTGTTCACATCCCAAGTCCCATACACATACACCCCAAGCCCCTCCCATCGGACTGTAACCTCACCCACTCACAATTCCTCTGGTCGTGATACACAAAACACTCCAGCAATGCTGGTAACTCCTCCTGTCATCACATCCTTCAAAAATGATTCACAACCCTGA